Proteins from a genomic interval of Litoribacterium kuwaitense:
- a CDS encoding extracellular solute-binding protein, with product MGKKAMKWLTSCLVFALIVLAGCQSDEATGEAEGVEDAEYALEITYFGQLNAASVAASLTSLNDVAVYKEMEKRTGVKVDFQHPPVGGDVNQQFNLMMASGELPDVIEWMWNGVPGGITKYANENKLVRLNDYLEEHAPNLSALLDENPEWRKQISTDDGGIYHFPFLRGDEKLLTFFGPVIRKDWLDNLGLERPETIDEWYEVLTAFKNEDPNGNGEADEIPLLPDLSSNAFVGAFGVSPGFYQDGGKVHFGPIEPAFKAFLTLMNQWYEEGLIDPDYVATDAKLRDAKVTGNQLGSLISYGGSGIGNYMTLMKDDPNFHLAPVRYPSLEKGELPDFAHKEPAFHGLGAAITTSNQHIAETIEWLDYNYSEEGHMLFNFGVEGESYTMEDGYPTYTETMTDHPDGLPMVQALAKFIRTGYGPFVQDARYIEQYMQL from the coding sequence GTGGGTAAAAAAGCGATGAAATGGTTGACAAGCTGCCTTGTATTCGCGTTGATTGTTTTAGCTGGATGCCAAAGTGATGAGGCGACAGGTGAGGCAGAAGGGGTGGAAGATGCTGAGTATGCGCTTGAAATTACTTATTTTGGCCAACTCAACGCTGCGTCTGTTGCAGCCAGTTTAACAAGTTTGAATGACGTTGCTGTGTATAAAGAGATGGAGAAACGGACAGGTGTTAAAGTTGACTTTCAACATCCACCCGTTGGAGGTGACGTCAATCAGCAGTTCAACTTAATGATGGCTTCTGGTGAACTGCCTGATGTCATTGAATGGATGTGGAATGGCGTGCCAGGTGGCATCACAAAGTATGCCAATGAAAATAAGCTCGTCCGTTTAAATGATTATTTAGAGGAACATGCGCCAAACTTGTCTGCATTGTTAGACGAGAATCCAGAATGGCGAAAACAGATTTCGACGGATGATGGAGGCATTTATCACTTTCCATTTTTGCGTGGTGATGAAAAGCTCCTTACATTTTTCGGGCCGGTCATTCGTAAAGACTGGTTGGATAACTTAGGGCTGGAGCGACCAGAGACAATCGATGAGTGGTATGAAGTGTTGACAGCCTTTAAAAATGAAGATCCTAATGGCAATGGAGAGGCAGACGAAATTCCGCTCTTGCCGGACTTATCATCCAATGCGTTCGTCGGGGCATTTGGCGTGTCCCCGGGATTTTATCAGGATGGTGGCAAGGTGCATTTTGGGCCAATCGAGCCAGCCTTCAAAGCGTTTTTAACATTGATGAATCAATGGTACGAGGAAGGATTGATTGATCCGGACTATGTGGCTACGGATGCAAAGCTACGTGATGCGAAGGTGACTGGAAATCAGCTCGGTTCACTGATATCGTATGGTGGTTCAGGCATAGGGAATTATATGACGTTGATGAAAGACGACCCAAACTTTCATTTAGCACCTGTACGGTATCCGTCGTTAGAAAAGGGAGAGCTCCCCGATTTTGCACATAAGGAGCCCGCATTTCACGGTTTAGGTGCAGCCATCACAACCTCCAATCAACATATTGCAGAAACGATTGAATGGCTTGATTACAATTATAGCGAGGAAGGGCATATGCTCTTTAACTTTGGCGTTGAGGGCGAAAGCTATACGATGGAAGACGGCTATCCGACGTATACAGAAACGATGACCGATCATCCTGACGGGCTGCCAATGGTTCAAGCGCTTGCGAAATTTATCAGAACAGGATATGGGCCGTTTGTTCAAGATGCCCGCTACATTGAGCAGTACATGCAATTGC
- a CDS encoding zinc-binding alcohol dehydrogenase family protein yields the protein MTLMKAVGLFRYLPIEDEESLLDVEVEKPSATGRDLLVRVKAVGVNPVDFKVRSPKDKTEEAPKILGWDVAGVVEEVGADCTLFKPGDEVYYAGDITRQGGNSEFHLIDERIVGQKPKTLSFAAAAAMPLTTITAYEALFDRMHISQDAAVNQDKTLLIIGAAGGVGSIATQLAKEAGLTVIGTASRQESADWAKERGADEIINHYEAFVPQLKALGYTNVDYILCLHTTEKHWENMVDAIAPQGMICSIVETSEPLDLAPLKNKSATFTWEFMFTRAMYQTDDMIEQHRLLNHVADLIDEGKVQTTLNKHLSPINAEQLRHTHALLEEGKTIGKIVVEGFE from the coding sequence ATGACGTTGATGAAAGCCGTCGGATTATTTCGCTATTTGCCGATTGAGGATGAAGAAAGCCTTTTGGACGTAGAGGTTGAGAAGCCAAGTGCGACAGGGCGAGACTTGCTCGTGCGCGTTAAAGCGGTTGGGGTAAATCCTGTCGATTTTAAAGTGCGTTCTCCAAAAGACAAAACTGAAGAGGCGCCAAAGATCTTAGGTTGGGATGTGGCCGGGGTCGTTGAAGAAGTCGGTGCGGACTGCACATTATTTAAGCCAGGAGACGAAGTGTATTACGCTGGAGATATTACGCGCCAAGGTGGGAACAGTGAATTTCATCTCATTGATGAGCGCATCGTCGGTCAAAAGCCGAAAACGTTAAGCTTTGCTGCGGCGGCCGCCATGCCTTTGACGACGATTACGGCGTATGAAGCATTGTTTGATCGAATGCACATCAGTCAAGATGCTGCGGTTAATCAAGATAAAACATTGCTCATTATCGGTGCAGCTGGAGGCGTCGGATCAATTGCCACGCAACTCGCCAAAGAAGCCGGCCTGACTGTTATCGGCACAGCATCAAGACAAGAATCGGCCGACTGGGCAAAAGAACGCGGCGCTGACGAGATCATCAATCATTACGAAGCTTTTGTACCTCAGCTAAAAGCGCTTGGATATACAAATGTTGATTACATTCTCTGTCTTCACACGACTGAAAAGCATTGGGAAAACATGGTGGATGCCATTGCGCCGCAAGGGATGATTTGTTCTATTGTAGAAACGAGTGAGCCGCTCGACCTTGCCCCTCTTAAAAATAAAAGTGCCACATTCACTTGGGAATTTATGTTTACACGTGCCATGTATCAAACCGACGATATGATTGAACAGCACCGGCTATTAAATCATGTCGCCGACCTCATTGATGAAGGCAAAGTACAGACGACGCTAAACAAACACCTTTCACCGATCAATGCTGAGCAATTGCGCCACACGCATGCGCTGCTTGAAGAAGGCAAGACCATTGGGAAGATTGTGGTGGAGGGGTTTGAGTGA
- a CDS encoding winged helix-turn-helix transcriptional regulator, with protein sequence MESPEKYSACPNPYGCSVEATLAVIGGKWKGVILYHLLSGTKRFNELRRRMPDMTQRMLTLQLRELEKDGIVHREVYKEVPPKVEYSLTDFGYTLEQIIVLMRDWGDTYIQEIAQKKTGQ encoded by the coding sequence ATGGAAAGCCCTGAAAAATACAGCGCTTGCCCTAACCCTTATGGTTGCTCTGTCGAAGCGACATTAGCCGTCATCGGTGGCAAGTGGAAAGGCGTCATCCTTTATCACCTGTTGTCCGGTACAAAACGATTCAATGAATTGCGCCGGCGTATGCCCGATATGACCCAGCGCATGTTAACGCTACAACTGCGCGAATTAGAAAAAGACGGCATCGTACACCGCGAAGTGTATAAGGAAGTCCCACCTAAAGTTGAGTATTCACTCACGGATTTTGGCTATACATTGGAACAAATCATTGTCCTCATGCGGGATTGGGGTGACACGTATATCCAAGAAATCGCTCAGAAAAAAACCGGGCAATGA